A window from Parafrankia irregularis encodes these proteins:
- a CDS encoding AMP-binding protein, with amino-acid sequence MSDVLPTVRSRYSDEEFASLYTSGRWKASSFFDLIGAQAGAAGDRTFVFDGTTSLTYGEFHERALRLAVGIASTGVGRGDRVAVQLPNWTEFPLVAAALSRIGAIIVPIMPIYRDDEVGYVLDHSGAVAAITADTFRGFEHRAMFQILATGRDRLRRVIVARPEGDLAGATALESLYTEGDLADLGASLGPDSSPDDGFLIVYTSGTTSRPKGCYHTFNTLRASAEAIAASLRYTERDVQFGPSPITHSTGLVTSVVLPLLAGASSYLMEAWDPQEALARIERHGCTATVSATPFLQMLMTAYDPAKHDPSSMRVWVCAGSPISAAVVERAGAVLPHCRTLSLYGRSENFLTTMCTLDDAPERALTSDGSALAGAQVKVVGPDGLEVPRGEEGDIAYRGPSHMLEYFRDEKQTAALFTPEGFSRSGDLGRMDADGFVRVTGRTKDIIIRGGMNISAREIEDHLLAHPAIADVAVVGMPDERLGEKACAFLVLEPGAEPLTLADITDYLRAHRVAVQKVPERLEVVPALPMTATGKVQKHVLRAEISRRIGA; translated from the coding sequence ATGTCCGATGTCTTACCGACTGTTCGCAGCCGCTACTCGGACGAAGAGTTCGCATCCCTCTACACGTCCGGGCGCTGGAAGGCGTCGAGTTTCTTCGATCTGATCGGCGCTCAGGCCGGCGCGGCTGGCGACCGCACCTTCGTCTTCGACGGGACGACCAGCCTCACATACGGCGAGTTTCATGAGCGGGCCCTCCGGCTCGCCGTCGGCATCGCCTCCACCGGTGTCGGACGAGGTGACCGGGTGGCGGTCCAACTACCCAACTGGACCGAGTTCCCGCTGGTAGCCGCCGCGCTGTCGCGAATCGGCGCGATCATCGTGCCGATCATGCCGATCTACCGCGACGACGAGGTCGGCTATGTCCTGGACCACAGCGGCGCGGTCGCCGCGATCACGGCTGACACTTTCCGTGGCTTTGAGCACCGCGCGATGTTCCAGATTCTGGCGACAGGACGGGACCGTCTCAGGAGGGTCATCGTCGCTCGTCCGGAGGGCGACCTCGCCGGGGCGACGGCGCTGGAGTCCCTCTACACCGAGGGCGACCTGGCCGACCTCGGCGCGAGTCTTGGGCCGGACAGCTCGCCGGACGACGGCTTTCTGATCGTCTACACATCGGGCACCACGTCGCGCCCGAAGGGCTGCTACCACACCTTCAACACGTTGCGGGCGAGCGCTGAGGCGATCGCCGCCAGCCTGCGGTACACCGAGCGGGACGTCCAGTTCGGGCCGTCGCCCATCACCCACAGCACGGGGCTGGTGACCAGTGTCGTGCTGCCACTGCTGGCCGGAGCGAGCTCCTACCTGATGGAGGCCTGGGATCCGCAGGAGGCTCTGGCGCGGATCGAGCGTCACGGATGCACTGCCACGGTCTCGGCCACGCCGTTCCTGCAGATGCTGATGACGGCCTACGACCCCGCAAAGCACGACCCGAGCAGCATGCGCGTCTGGGTCTGCGCCGGGTCGCCGATCTCGGCCGCCGTCGTCGAACGGGCCGGGGCGGTGCTGCCGCACTGCCGGACCCTGAGCCTCTACGGGCGGTCCGAGAACTTCCTGACGACGATGTGCACGCTCGATGACGCGCCGGAGCGCGCCCTCACCTCGGACGGCTCCGCGCTGGCCGGGGCCCAGGTCAAGGTTGTGGGGCCCGACGGCCTGGAGGTCCCGCGCGGCGAGGAGGGGGACATCGCCTACCGCGGCCCCAGCCACATGCTCGAGTATTTTCGCGACGAGAAGCAGACGGCCGCGCTGTTCACCCCTGAGGGCTTCTCCCGCAGCGGTGACCTCGGGCGGATGGACGCTGACGGCTTCGTCCGGGTCACCGGCCGAACCAAGGACATCATCATCCGCGGCGGCATGAACATCAGCGCCCGAGAGATCGAGGACCACCTGCTGGCACATCCGGCGATCGCCGACGTCGCCGTCGTCGGGATGCCCGACGAGCGGCTCGGTGAGAAGGCGTGCGCGTTCCTCGTGCTGGAGCCGGGTGCCGAACCGCTCACCCTCGCCGACATCACCGATTATCTGCGCGCGCACCGAGTGGCCGTGCAGAAGGTTCCGGAGCGGCTCGAGGTCGTTCCGGCGCTGCCGATGACGGCCACGGGCAAGGTCCAGAAGCACGTCCTGCGCGCCGAGATCAGCAGGCGGATCGGGGCATGA
- a CDS encoding PucR family transcriptional regulator — MLTRQVRASAAASTPAEALTPVPSDELRRRYDELARRHTVELRLSASVARAGGISGLVGTAAELTANPLWLIDARRRVVSRSVVARGSDFKPPDLDLLLARCGPVDIASTKPVVIPAEPARGLARRHLVVPVARDGRMFAWLVMAEVAVRLGGDETNLAQRTALHLATEYVVQRRVARASWNARAAFARQLVRGSHTDADLLASADYLGVRADADRVLVYVGDHSADELCDDQALADVVARELGVEILATRGREGMILLVEVPEETACVAFVHRVKQVLRQVIARIGEPETVVGVSAVSGPSGLKRAYRETREVVLCIDRFGRGLHRVIAVDDLGPARLFVANSDIGSVRRYVHDALGSLLGDTPGSADLLRTLQCFFDTGRSVRESAARLGIHENTVRLRMAKVHDLTGLDVAANANDQLSVQTALLVLRLEGHPALPPFVERQAIADPDRPASRKKDTA; from the coding sequence ATGCTCACGCGTCAGGTCCGCGCGAGCGCGGCAGCGAGCACTCCGGCCGAGGCGTTGACGCCTGTCCCCTCCGACGAGCTGCGGCGCCGGTACGACGAGCTGGCCCGGCGGCATACGGTCGAACTGCGGCTGTCGGCCTCGGTCGCCCGAGCCGGAGGTATTTCGGGGTTGGTCGGTACCGCCGCGGAGCTCACCGCGAATCCGCTGTGGTTGATCGACGCGAGACGCAGAGTCGTGTCGAGGTCTGTTGTCGCGCGGGGCTCCGATTTCAAGCCGCCGGACCTGGACCTGCTCCTCGCGCGGTGCGGGCCGGTCGACATCGCCTCGACGAAACCCGTCGTGATCCCCGCCGAGCCCGCCCGCGGCCTCGCCCGGCGGCATCTTGTGGTTCCTGTCGCCCGTGACGGGCGAATGTTCGCATGGCTGGTGATGGCGGAGGTGGCGGTACGGCTCGGCGGCGACGAGACGAACCTGGCCCAGCGGACCGCGCTCCATCTCGCGACGGAGTACGTGGTGCAGCGCAGGGTCGCGCGTGCGTCGTGGAACGCGCGTGCCGCGTTCGCCCGGCAGCTGGTGCGTGGGTCCCACACCGACGCCGATCTGCTCGCGTCCGCGGACTATCTCGGAGTCCGTGCGGACGCCGACCGCGTGCTCGTCTACGTGGGGGACCACTCCGCGGACGAGCTGTGTGACGACCAGGCCCTCGCGGATGTGGTGGCCAGGGAGCTCGGCGTCGAGATTTTGGCGACCCGTGGCCGTGAGGGGATGATCCTCCTCGTCGAGGTGCCCGAGGAGACCGCGTGCGTCGCGTTCGTTCACCGGGTCAAGCAGGTGCTGCGGCAGGTCATCGCTCGGATCGGCGAGCCTGAGACCGTAGTCGGAGTGTCGGCTGTGTCAGGGCCGAGCGGCCTCAAGCGCGCGTACCGGGAGACACGCGAGGTGGTGCTGTGTATTGACCGATTCGGGCGTGGGCTCCACCGGGTGATCGCCGTCGACGACCTCGGCCCGGCGCGCCTGTTCGTCGCGAACAGTGACATAGGGTCGGTCCGGCGATACGTGCATGATGCGCTGGGCTCACTGCTCGGTGACACGCCCGGCTCGGCCGACCTGCTGCGGACGCTGCAGTGCTTCTTCGACACCGGCCGTTCGGTGCGTGAGTCCGCCGCCCGGCTGGGGATACACGAGAACACCGTCCGACTTCGGATGGCGAAGGTGCACGACCTCACCGGGTTGGATGTGGCCGCGAACGCGAATGACCAGCTCAGCGTGCAGACCGCGTTGCTGGTGCTGCGGCTGGAGGGCCACCCGGCGCTCCCGCCGTTCGTCGAGCGTCAGGCGATCGCCGACCCGGACCGCCCGGCCTCGAGGAAGAAGGACACCGCATGA
- a CDS encoding phosphotransferase family protein produces MTDIDLDDVSRRATAAARRVHPDADVTGLVRLQGGVSSLTYAATMRTVESERPVVLKVAPPGLAPVRNRDVLRQAQVLRRLARLDGFPVPEVEFEDSGAPPAVPPLFGMARRPGESYEPGLDVSPAPPTAAVAAERMLVAARALARLQSRPPGALGLGAEPVCPPAEELSRWQRLFATVDADIGPGHEELSARLARGVPAGAEPRLLHGDFRLANMLFVGVTLESVIDWEIWSVGDPRSDLAWLLMHTLPAHVFHEDRPAADRAAASALPTQTALLSEYMSARCALGATPGEAGQSTTDLAWFLGVCHYKVAATIAVIYKRDRRRPEPDPALRVAARHLADVLEAGHRALDGW; encoded by the coding sequence GTGACCGACATCGACCTGGACGACGTTTCGCGCCGCGCCACGGCTGCGGCCCGCCGCGTGCACCCAGACGCTGACGTGACCGGACTGGTCCGGCTCCAAGGCGGGGTCTCGAGCCTGACCTACGCGGCGACGATGAGGACCGTCGAGAGCGAGCGGCCGGTGGTTCTGAAGGTCGCGCCGCCGGGTCTGGCCCCCGTCCGCAACCGTGACGTCCTGCGCCAGGCCCAGGTGCTGCGCCGCCTCGCCCGGCTCGACGGCTTCCCGGTCCCCGAGGTCGAGTTCGAGGACTCCGGCGCGCCGCCGGCGGTCCCACCCCTGTTCGGGATGGCGCGCCGGCCCGGTGAGTCTTATGAGCCCGGTCTGGACGTGAGCCCGGCACCCCCGACCGCGGCCGTCGCCGCGGAACGGATGCTGGTCGCGGCCCGTGCCCTGGCGCGGTTACAGTCGCGGCCGCCCGGCGCGCTGGGCCTGGGCGCCGAGCCCGTCTGCCCACCTGCGGAGGAACTGTCTCGGTGGCAGCGACTCTTCGCCACCGTCGACGCGGACATCGGCCCCGGCCACGAGGAGCTGTCCGCGCGCCTGGCGAGGGGCGTGCCCGCCGGTGCGGAGCCGCGGCTGCTCCACGGGGACTTCCGCCTGGCGAACATGCTGTTCGTCGGGGTGACGCTCGAATCGGTCATCGACTGGGAGATCTGGTCGGTCGGCGATCCTCGGTCGGATCTCGCCTGGCTGCTCATGCACACGCTCCCCGCGCACGTCTTCCACGAGGACCGCCCGGCCGCCGATCGAGCGGCCGCCTCGGCGCTGCCGACGCAGACGGCGCTGCTGTCCGAGTACATGTCGGCGCGTTGCGCGCTGGGCGCGACGCCGGGGGAGGCCGGTCAGAGCACCACCGACCTGGCCTGGTTCCTCGGCGTCTGCCACTACAAGGTCGCGGCGACGATCGCGGTGATCTACAAGCGGGACCGCCGGCGCCCTGAGCCCGATCCGGCCTTGAGGGTCGCGGCCCGTCATCTGGCCGACGTCCTCGAAGCCGGGCACCGGGCGCTGGACGGGTGGTGA
- a CDS encoding acyl-CoA dehydrogenase family protein gives MLSFAFSEEHEAFRATLEDYARSALAPAYRRRAASAEFPFDALGELGELGLLGIGMPKEYGGTGEEDPIMLGLATETLAYGDVNVAAAPVQVGLTGSQLALAGGEVRERYLPALVEGRETVAIALTEPGAGSDAAALRTVATPVAGGWRLSGEKTAITWVMNASSAVVYAREPGTTGARGVSAYVVPMDAEGLTRNHLPGMGCLPLGWGTLHFDDVFVPSTHRIGEHGAGFRAVMTHFDFSRAALGLLCLGAARASLDEALAHSQQRQAFGRPIADFQGISFLLAEQATYVEAARWMCYRALWLRASGQPHTAQASMSKWWPPVVAKNAIEAAIRVHGNLGYAVEFPLQQRYRDVFAYLIADGTAEIQKKIIAREAYRRGSIVW, from the coding sequence GTGTTGTCGTTCGCGTTCAGCGAGGAGCATGAAGCCTTCCGTGCGACTCTGGAGGACTACGCGCGCTCGGCGCTTGCGCCGGCCTACCGCCGGCGCGCCGCCTCCGCCGAGTTCCCGTTCGACGCACTAGGTGAGCTAGGTGAGCTCGGGCTGCTCGGCATCGGGATGCCCAAGGAGTACGGCGGCACCGGCGAGGAGGACCCGATCATGCTCGGGCTCGCCACCGAGACCCTTGCGTACGGGGACGTCAACGTGGCGGCGGCTCCTGTTCAGGTGGGCCTGACCGGCTCGCAGCTCGCCCTCGCCGGCGGCGAGGTGCGTGAGCGGTACCTGCCGGCGCTGGTCGAGGGGAGGGAGACTGTCGCGATCGCGCTGACTGAACCGGGAGCGGGCTCGGACGCCGCCGCACTGCGCACGGTGGCGACCCCGGTGGCCGGTGGATGGCGGTTGAGCGGAGAGAAGACCGCCATCACCTGGGTGATGAACGCAAGCAGTGCGGTCGTGTACGCCCGTGAGCCCGGTACGACCGGTGCACGCGGGGTGAGCGCCTACGTGGTGCCGATGGACGCCGAGGGCCTGACCCGGAATCACCTCCCCGGCATGGGCTGCCTGCCGCTCGGGTGGGGCACCCTGCACTTCGACGATGTCTTCGTTCCCTCGACGCATCGCATCGGCGAGCACGGCGCGGGTTTCCGGGCCGTCATGACCCATTTCGACTTCAGCCGTGCCGCCCTTGGCCTGCTCTGCCTCGGTGCCGCCCGGGCCAGTCTCGACGAGGCTCTCGCCCACTCCCAGCAGCGGCAGGCGTTCGGTCGGCCGATCGCGGACTTCCAGGGCATCTCCTTCCTGCTCGCGGAGCAGGCCACCTATGTCGAGGCTGCTCGATGGATGTGCTACCGGGCGCTGTGGCTGCGGGCGAGCGGGCAGCCGCACACGGCGCAGGCCTCCATGAGCAAGTGGTGGCCGCCGGTGGTGGCGAAAAACGCCATCGAGGCGGCCATCCGGGTGCACGGCAATCTCGGGTACGCCGTCGAGTTCCCGTTGCAGCAGCGGTACCGCGACGTGTTCGCCTACCTGATCGCCGACGGTACCGCGGAGATCCAAAAGAAGATCATCGCGCGGGAGGCCTACCGCCGCGGCAGCATCGTCTGGTGA
- a CDS encoding NADPH:quinone oxidoreductase family protein, with protein sequence MRALLIPRLDGPEAAVLAEVPEPEGTHPWAGGERLLVEVRAAGVSFPDLLQSRGGYQHGRPAPYVSGGEFSGVVLEAPAGSRLRPGDRVAGLSVFGALAERVLAVPRYTVRLPETLSWEQGAALFLNYATAWFTLLRAAFRDGESVLVHGAAGGVGTATLDLLRGRAAPSIALVSTEVKAAVAIEAGADHAVQVRDGWSTEVRTLTGGRGVDVVVDPVGGDRVVESLRALDVGGRLMVVGFAAGRIPEVRLNRLLLRDLTVMGVAVEPWVERHPRLAGQLIHELETAAAAGRLHPVIGHRLEWARASEALCLLDGRASTGKVVVTVSD encoded by the coding sequence ATGCGGGCCCTGCTGATCCCACGGCTGGACGGTCCGGAGGCGGCGGTGCTCGCCGAGGTGCCGGAGCCCGAGGGCACGCATCCCTGGGCCGGCGGCGAACGGCTGCTGGTCGAGGTGCGCGCCGCGGGGGTGAGCTTCCCGGACCTACTGCAGAGCCGGGGCGGCTATCAGCACGGCCGGCCGGCGCCCTATGTATCGGGTGGCGAGTTCTCCGGGGTGGTCCTGGAGGCGCCGGCCGGGTCGCGGCTGCGGCCGGGGGACCGGGTGGCGGGGCTGAGCGTGTTCGGCGCGCTGGCCGAGCGCGTGCTCGCTGTTCCGCGGTACACGGTCCGACTCCCGGAGACGTTGTCCTGGGAGCAGGGCGCGGCGCTCTTCCTGAACTACGCGACCGCCTGGTTCACCCTGTTACGGGCCGCGTTCCGGGACGGTGAGTCGGTTCTGGTCCACGGCGCGGCCGGTGGCGTGGGAACGGCCACCCTCGACCTGCTGCGCGGGCGCGCGGCCCCGTCCATCGCGCTCGTGTCCACCGAGGTCAAGGCCGCTGTCGCGATCGAGGCCGGTGCCGACCACGCGGTCCAGGTTCGGGACGGCTGGTCCACCGAGGTGCGCACGCTCACCGGTGGCCGCGGGGTCGACGTCGTCGTCGATCCCGTAGGCGGTGACCGGGTGGTCGAGTCGCTGCGTGCGCTCGACGTCGGCGGGCGGCTCATGGTTGTCGGGTTCGCCGCCGGGCGGATCCCCGAGGTCCGCCTGAATCGCCTGCTCCTGCGCGACCTCACCGTCATGGGGGTCGCGGTGGAGCCATGGGTCGAGCGCCATCCGCGACTGGCCGGCCAGCTGATCCACGAGCTGGAGACAGCCGCGGCGGCTGGCAGACTGCACCCCGTGATCGGCCACCGGTTGGAGTGGGCGCGGGCGTCCGAGGCACTGTGCCTTCTCGACGGGCGGGCGTCGACGGGAAAGGTGGTTGTCACTGTCTCCGACTAG
- a CDS encoding TetR/AcrR family transcriptional regulator translates to MEKDRRILEVAAEAFYQNGFHGVGVDEIGRRAGLSGPAIYRHFGSKDEILATLLNEAMDELMSATLPVHGNPGRDLDRALRHHADFAVAHRHLVNLYQREIRSLAAPWRRAFDRRRVQYTERWERLVADRFPGMPQATVAAVTQACLGMVFSVSYWPARSLAHEDLTGLLLELLDVGLRGHDRAGGEASGGHDRH, encoded by the coding sequence ATGGAGAAAGATCGTCGAATTCTCGAGGTCGCCGCGGAGGCCTTTTACCAGAACGGCTTCCACGGAGTCGGCGTCGACGAGATCGGGAGGAGGGCCGGACTGAGCGGCCCGGCCATCTACCGGCATTTCGGCAGTAAGGACGAGATCCTCGCGACGTTGCTGAACGAGGCGATGGACGAGCTGATGAGCGCGACGCTGCCGGTTCACGGGAACCCGGGGCGCGACCTCGACCGGGCGCTGCGTCATCATGCCGACTTCGCGGTCGCCCACCGACACCTCGTCAATCTCTACCAGCGGGAGATCCGTTCCCTCGCCGCCCCGTGGAGGCGCGCGTTCGACCGCCGGCGCGTTCAGTACACCGAGCGCTGGGAGCGCTTGGTCGCCGACAGGTTTCCGGGCATGCCGCAGGCGACCGTGGCGGCGGTGACCCAGGCGTGTCTCGGCATGGTGTTCTCGGTGTCGTACTGGCCGGCGCGGTCCCTCGCGCACGAGGACCTCACGGGTCTGTTGCTGGAGCTGCTGGACGTCGGCCTGCGGGGCCATGATCGCGCTGGTGGTGAGGCATCTGGCGGCCATGATCGACACTAG
- a CDS encoding SDR family NAD(P)-dependent oxidoreductase, with translation MIPITPQSFDPSSWQSRFRLDGKVAVVTGASSGLGVAIAQGMAAAGADVAVGARRLDLLTHTREIVEKLGRRCVTVPTDVTRVAECDRLVRTAVTELGRCDVLVNNAGIGGDYNPATEDPPDHFRHVVDVNLMGSYWMAQAAGRVMPPGGAIVNISSVMAVTTAKMPAAGYSAAKAGVLGMTRDLAAQWGAKGIRVNAILPGVFLTEATANYSPGYQRRIIEARVPAGRLGDAIEVASTAVFLASDAAAYITGAGVPVDGGVLLL, from the coding sequence ATGATCCCCATCACCCCGCAGTCGTTCGATCCTTCGTCCTGGCAGAGCCGGTTCCGCCTCGACGGGAAGGTCGCCGTGGTGACGGGAGCGTCCAGCGGCCTGGGGGTCGCGATCGCGCAGGGCATGGCCGCCGCGGGGGCCGATGTCGCCGTCGGCGCGCGCCGTCTCGACCTGCTGACACACACCCGCGAGATCGTGGAGAAGCTGGGCCGCCGGTGCGTCACCGTACCGACCGACGTGACGCGTGTGGCGGAGTGCGACCGCCTGGTCAGGACCGCCGTCACCGAGCTCGGCCGGTGCGACGTGCTGGTCAACAACGCGGGCATCGGCGGAGACTACAACCCGGCGACCGAGGACCCGCCCGACCACTTCCGGCACGTCGTCGATGTGAACCTGATGGGCTCGTACTGGATGGCGCAGGCCGCCGGCCGGGTCATGCCGCCCGGCGGCGCCATCGTCAACATCTCCAGCGTGATGGCGGTGACCACCGCCAAGATGCCGGCGGCGGGATACAGCGCGGCCAAGGCCGGGGTCCTGGGCATGACCCGAGACCTCGCGGCCCAGTGGGGAGCAAAGGGCATCCGGGTCAACGCCATCCTTCCCGGCGTGTTCCTGACCGAGGCGACCGCGAACTACAGCCCCGGCTACCAACGCAGAATCATCGAGGCACGGGTGCCCGCCGGGCGTCTCGGCGACGCGATCGAGGTCGCGAGCACCGCGGTGTTCCTCGCCTCGGATGCGGCCGCCTACATCACCGGGGCGGGCGTACCGGTGGACGGAGGCGTCCTGCTGCTCTGA
- a CDS encoding NADPH:quinone oxidoreductase family protein has translation MRAMVVENFGGPTATVLQDVPEPAGAHPRACGRRVLVEVHAVGLSFIDPLQTRGLYQAGVAAPYICGSELAGLVLEAPADSWVNPGDRVAGIVWQGAMAERALAIDDFMVRLPDSMSYATGAGVYMNYATAWYALDRAGCRPGEHVLVTGAAGGVGTCVLDLGPAFGVSTIALVSSDAKAATARAARATHVVRTDEDWQGEIRRLTDHRGVEVFVDMVGGETFLDTVRALRVGGRGVVVGFAGGSIPEIRVNRLLLRNLTLTGITMDVMETEYPGTLTRVRTGVQRLLDAGEITPSIGSTYPLERAVDALRSLEDRTAVGKVVVQVR, from the coding sequence ATGCGCGCCATGGTTGTCGAGAATTTCGGCGGGCCGACGGCAACGGTGCTACAGGACGTCCCCGAGCCGGCCGGGGCACATCCCCGGGCCTGCGGCCGCCGCGTGCTGGTCGAAGTGCACGCCGTCGGGCTTTCCTTCATCGACCCGCTGCAGACGCGCGGCCTGTACCAGGCCGGTGTCGCGGCGCCCTACATCTGTGGTTCGGAGCTGGCCGGGCTGGTCCTGGAGGCCCCCGCGGACTCGTGGGTGAACCCCGGCGACCGGGTGGCGGGGATCGTCTGGCAGGGGGCGATGGCCGAGCGCGCGCTCGCGATCGACGACTTCATGGTCAGGCTGCCCGACTCCATGTCGTACGCCACCGGCGCCGGTGTCTACATGAACTACGCGACCGCGTGGTACGCACTTGACCGGGCCGGTTGCCGTCCGGGGGAACACGTGCTGGTCACCGGCGCCGCGGGCGGCGTCGGCACCTGCGTGCTGGACCTGGGCCCCGCGTTCGGGGTGTCGACGATAGCCCTGGTCTCCTCGGACGCGAAGGCGGCGACGGCACGGGCCGCCCGCGCGACCCACGTGGTCCGCACGGACGAGGACTGGCAGGGCGAGATCCGGCGGCTGACCGACCACCGTGGCGTCGAGGTCTTCGTGGACATGGTCGGCGGTGAGACGTTCCTCGACACGGTCCGTGCGCTGCGCGTCGGCGGGCGGGGGGTCGTCGTCGGGTTCGCCGGCGGCTCGATACCGGAGATCAGGGTGAACCGGCTGCTGTTGCGGAACCTGACCCTGACCGGCATCACGATGGACGTGATGGAGACCGAGTACCCGGGCACGCTCACCCGTGTTCGCACGGGCGTGCAACGCCTGCTGGACGCCGGCGAGATCACCCCTTCGATCGGCTCGACATACCCACTGGAGCGGGCTGTCGACGCGCTCCGGTCGTTGGAGGACCGCACAGCCGTCGGCAAGGTGGTCGTCCAGGTCCGCTGA